A portion of the Kazachstania africana CBS 2517 chromosome 2, complete genome genome contains these proteins:
- the MYG1 gene encoding Myg1p (similar to Saccharomyces cerevisiae YER156C; ancestral locus Anc_8.208), which yields MVKQICTHSGSFHADESLAVYMLRLLPEYKDAKLVRSRDPKDWEESDIVVDVGAQYDGVKYFDHHQREFMETFSSDFHTKLSSAGLVYKHFGKRIIKSILGDVSEEDLDVLYLRVYKQFVEALDANDNGISKYDIKDDMGIKARFNDNAISIPGIISGMNPSWNGDSSAENFDKCFLKASAFIGSAFVTLVEGYGNSWLPAKSLVKEAVLNRKSCYESGEIVILEQFCPWKEHLYEIEKELGIQGQTKFILFVDSSNSWRVSTVPVSSGSFEFRRGLPKALRGLRDEQLSEASGVPGCVFIHAAGFIGGAKTKEAVLQLAKMGLEQQ from the coding sequence ATGGTTAAACAAATTTGTACTCATTCAGGTTCTTTCCATGCTGACGAGTCCTTAGCTGTGTATATGCTAAGGTTATTACCAGAATACAAAGATGCAAAGCTTGTTAGATCCAGAGACCCTAAGGACTGGGAAGAAAGTGATATCGTGGTCGATGTCGGTGCTCAGTATGATGGTGTCAAGTATTTTGACCATCACCAACGTGAATTCATGGAAACTTTCTCGAGTGATTTCCACACTAAGTTATCAAGTGCTGGTCTTGTTTACAAGCATTTCGGTAAGAGAATCATCAAAAGTATTCTAGGCGATGTTTCCGAAGAAGATTTGGACGTCCTATATTTGAGAGTCTATAAGCAGTTCGTTGAAGCCTTGGACGCCAACGATAATGGTATCAGTAAGTACGATATCAAAGACGACATGGGGATCAAGGCAAGATTCAATGACAATGCCATTAGTATCCCAGGTATTATTTCTGGTATGAATCCCTCATGGAATGGTGATAGTTCCGCAGAAAATTTCGATAAGTGCTTTTTGAAGGCCAGTGCTTTCATTGGCAGTGCCTTTGTCACATTGGTGGAAGGATATGGTAACTCTTGGTTACCAGCCAAATCTCTTGTGAAGGAAGCTGTTCTGAACAGAAAATCCTGTTACGAAAGTGGTGAAATTGTCATTTTAGAACAATTCTGCCCATGGAAGGAACATTTgtatgaaattgaaaaagaattagGTATTCAAGGGCAAACAAAGTTCATTCTATTCGTGGATTCCTCTAATTCTTGGAGAGTCTCCACTGTTCCAGTTTCCTCTGGCTCATTTGAATTCAGAAGAGGCTTACCAAAAGCCCTAAGAGGTCTAAGAGACGAGCAACTGAGCGAAGCAAGTGGCGTTCCAGGTTGTGTTTTCATCCATGCGGCTGGTTTCATCGGTGGTGCCAAGACCAAAGAAGCTGTCTTGCAACTAGCTAAGATGGGTCTTGAACAGCAATAA
- the COG3 gene encoding Golgi transport complex subunit COG3 (similar to Saccharomyces cerevisiae COG3 (YER157W); ancestral locus Anc_8.210), whose amino-acid sequence MMPTTRRDSLVQSIASQPFSTQSNVSDLLDDTYLSQRLEKLLLSIDKSTLTSTTTSSSVETVQEKLSENTTVCGRYKQYTEYLDQLNANIEGYTAILDQTRKISDQFAESIVSFDKISNDTTQFIDTTNELYESHQNYTKLSQTIPDFLRYFESLDQTIRRLNHASSPNIVKKDSFKRLLSTIGSSLIFLESNSSFKNAETYRIKYKQCLIRACELISHYLINLLKNLNDEITQTISKEENMSNNARDALAYNKFASISESFFPHSSQLVDYAHNSTFVRYRGELNSILNDSLDQYFQIRSRLLNSIVWLQLDETIVRAKDANLVKFIQDNKSFFQQLCEKEYALFVKFFPPQINCKKAINNWFIKLCSPFYDTVRNKILRETDINLLCESVLLFTPYYEFEENSNEYLRQFDQIHYDKIFKPVMEILQNRLINRVQVYVDENISKYTPNIDDFIISNRKSKSEDGEKEDEDFVEAYIENFKDKKSVASVEPYYPPIVRGLALLFKIYEMINSVVFDNLAHYVLHSCIFSLQQGYQTLLKDGKIISNLDVRLSYLRNLLLLRNEMQNFNINYTFDDTRTHGSFDLSGMKAFFSSLRRTNSSIFSMSKDSIPEKINNMTDARSELVQELRKAIKEFTELASMEILGDILQISGESTELSISKSLELREIIDSQLPKKYKTITESIDNKEIAGHLIEAIGEYISQSYSEYYEAVLQLADSDKIEKGSINDLMYPDVFTEFLNNNLEKMTTHDLKGQSKE is encoded by the coding sequence ATGATGCCTACAACTAGAAGGGATTCATTAGTGCAAAGTATAGCCTCGCAGCCTTTCTCTACTCAAAGTAATGTGTCCGATTTATTAGATGACACTTATTTGTCTCAAAGATTGGAAAAGTTGCTCCTGTCTATTGATAAGAGTACACTCACTAGTACTACTACCTCTTCCTCTGTTGAGACCGTACAAGAGAAATTGAGTGAAAACACGACGGTCTGTGGAAGATATAAGCAATATACGGAGTATCTTGATCAATTAAATGCGAATATTGAAGGTTACACTGCAATTTTGGATCAAACGAGAAAGATAAGTGACCAGTTCGCCGAAAGTATTGTTTCATTcgataaaatttctaatgaTACTActcaatttattgatactACAAACGAATTGTACGAATCACATCAAAATTACACGAAACTTTCGCAGACTATACCAGATTTTTTACGTTACTTCGAATCATTAGATCAAACCATACGTCGTTTGAATCATGCTAGCTCACCAAACATTGTAAAGAAGGATTCCTTCAAGAGATTGTTATCTACAATAGGTTCCTCTTTAATCTTCCTAGAATCAAATTCCAGTTTTAAAAACGCAGAAACTTATCGGATCAAGTATAAGCAATGTTTAATTAGGGCATGCGAACTGATCTCACATTATCTAATcaatcttttgaagaatttaaaCGACGAAATTACACAAACTATTAGtaaagaggaaaatatGTCAAATAATGCAAGAGATGCTTTGGCTTACAATAAATTTGCCTCGATTTCGGAATCTTTCTTCCCACACTCATCTCAATTGGTGGATTATGCTCACAACTCTACGTTTGTTAGATATCGGGGTGAATTGAACTCGATATTGAATGATAGTCTTGATcaatatttccaaatcaGATCTAGATTATTAAACTCCATTGTTTGGTTACAATTAGACGAGACTATTGTTAGAGCTAAAGATGCTAATCTTGTTAAATTTATTCAGGataataaatcttttttcCAACAACTCTgtgaaaaagaatatgcTCTCTTCGTCAAATTTTTCCCACCTCAAATCAATTGTAAAAAAGCTATTAATAATTGGTTCATAAAATTATGCTCACCATTTTATGATACTGTAAGGAATAAAATACTAAGAGAAACAGATATCAACCTCCTTTGTGAATCTGTTTTATTATTCACACCGTActatgaatttgaagaaaattcgAATGAATATTTAAGACAATTCGATCAAATACATTAcgataaaatatttaaaccAGTTATGgaaattttgcaaaataGATTAATCAACAGAGTTCAGGTCTATGtggatgaaaatataagTAAGTATACtccaaatattgatgattttatcATATCAAATCGTAAATCCAAATCAGAAGATggtgaaaaagaagatgaggaCTTTGTGGAGGCatacattgaaaattttaaggATAAAAAATCAGTAGCATCTGTAGAACCATATTATCCTCCAATTGTTCGAGGCTTAGCACTTCTATTCAAGATATATGAGATGATTAATTCTGTTGTGTTCGACAACCTGGCTCATTATGTCCTACATAGCtgtattttttcattacaACAAGGATATCAAACACTATTGAAGGATGGGAAAATTATATCTAACCTAGATGTGAGGTTATCATACCTGAGAAATTTACTACTATTGCGTAATGAAATGCAAAACTTCAACATTAATTACACATTTGATGACACAAGAACGCATGGTAGTTTTGACCTTTCGGGTATGAaagcatttttttcatcattaagAAGAACTAACTCATCCATATTTTCTATGTCAAAGGACTCGATTcctgaaaaaattaataatatgaCCGATGCAAGGTCCGAATTGGTTCAAGAACTACGTAAAGCCATCAAGGAATTTACTGAATTAGCATCGATGGAAATTCTGGGAGATATTTTACAGATAAGCGGAGAAAGTACCgaattatcaatttccaaGAGTTTAGAACTAAGGGAAATTATTGACAGTCAACTTCctaaaaaatataaaacaaTTACGGAGTCAATTGACAATAAAGAGATTGCTGGTCATTTGATTGAAGCCATAGGAGAATATATAAGTCAATCATATTCAGAATATTATGAAGCTGTATTGCAACTGGCTGATAGTGATAAAATAGAAAAAGGTTCTATTAATGATCTAATGTATCCTGATGTTTTTacagaatttttgaataataatcTGGAAAAAATGACCACACATGACCTCAAAGGTCAGTCGAAAGAGTGA
- the KAFR0B02440 gene encoding uncharacterized protein (similar to Saccharomyces cerevisiae AFR1 (YDR085C) and YER158C; ancestral locus Anc_8.217), with protein MNSTSILPAASTDSSSLYSSNSIVSSTSIASSSRFSPRSNSTTDLFEIPLSVTLTKKSSNSNNACFNYINPNLKRRNTVGHHYQQKSTQNSISYNDYIFRTIPELDNLGRYGMRHSNITRSESVSYNRNCQPINQLPTIPVLNVNNNQISNHDLKTLAKSSAQQNLSLHLKLPQPLPPVQSTHSNNNHSNNNNQDNNNNNNNNSYSKSRSRHRSHKSSGSNSRPYSNQLSAIPERRSYQSQNNLHRQYINHPHFQNRTFHPKNELSPYQLQKIQMRQPFTFANGEVFTPKYQLKRSRSCTTQRFGSASNKCFKLDNTVVTTTIIEKVAVKPNESTIKRSKSTSKFGAFFKKFLPSSSSKTSLSTLTSSSSSSSTPSSPTPVSGVMDAQPSSPPSSLMHARHDQDKVFSTSSSLESASSISTVETIVQPNVKQPKANPDFELIEKMNKLVISENQTVMDKKTLQTSSRKSNTCVGALDASSTTADCEDLKAVRFSDKVHVHETFSFSDYERTGSVTNINKKDTFYDKANSFKIREIRDEVNQYKRNEMMVHVDSVKYTHFFR; from the coding sequence ATGAACTCAACTTCAATTTTACCCGCCGCTTCAACCGATAGTTCAAGTCTGTATTCGTCAAACTCCATAGTAAGTTCTACTAGTATTGCAAGTTCAAGTAGATTCTCACCGAGATCAAATTCAACAACTGATTTATTCGAAATTCCTTTATCAGTGACACTTACGAAAAAATCAAGTAACAGTAATAATGCTTGCTTCAATTATATTAATcctaatttgaaaagaagaaatacaGTAggtcatcattatcaacaGAAGTCTACTCAAAATTCGATCTCTTATAATGATTACATCTTTCGTACCATCCCTGAACTTGATAATTTAGGAAGATACGGTATGAGGcattcaaatattacaaGATCTGAAAGCGTATCGTATAATAGAAATTGTCAACCTATAAACCAACTCCCAACTATACCAGTATTGAATGTAAACAATAATCAGATATCAAATCATGATCTTAAAACTTTAGCAAAATCATCTGCCCAACAAAATCTTTCACTGCATTTAAAACTCCCCCAGCCTCTTCCTCCCGTCCAATCTActcattcaaataataatcacagtaataataataaccaagataataataataataataataataattcataTTCTAAGTCTCGTTCACGTCATCGTTCTCATAAATCATCCGGGTCAAATAGCAGACCCTATTCTAATCAACTATCGGCTATTCCTGAAAGGAGAAGTTATCAAAGTCAAAACAATTTACATAGACAGTATATTAATCATCCACACTTCCAAAATAGAACCTTCCATCCAAAGAATGAATTATCACCATATCAATTGCAGAAAATACAGATGAGACAACCTTTCACATTTGCAAATGGGGAAGTTTTCACTCCAAAGTATCAATTAAAAAGATCTAGATCCTGCACTACTCAGCGTTTTGGCTCCGCCTCTAATAAATGTTTTAAGTTGGATAATACTGTTGTCACTACAACTATTATAGAAAAAGTTGCGGTAAAACCAAATGAATCCACAATAAAGAGATCGAAATCCACGTCAAAATTTGGCGCattctttaaaaaatttctccCCTCATCATCTTCCAAAACCTCACTTTCCACACtgacttcttcttcctcttcttcttccactCCTTCTTCTCCAACACCAGTATCAGGAGTAATGGATGCACAACCTTCCTCTCCTCCATCCTCTTTGATGCATGCAAGACATGACCAAGATAAAGTGTTTTCGACAAGTTCATCTCTAGAGTCAGCTTCATCAATAAGTACAGTTGAAACAATCGTTCAACCAAATGTGAAACAACCAAAAGCAAATCctgattttgaattgatCGAAAAGATGAACAAGTTAGTCATTTCAGAAAATCAAACTGTTATGGACAAGAAAACTTTACAGAcatcttcaagaaaaagTAATACATGTGTAGGTGCGCTGGATGCTTCTAGCACTACGGCAGACTGTGAAGATCTTAAAGCCGTCAGATTTTCTGATAAGGTTCATGTTCATGAAACTTTCTCCTTTTCAGACTATGAAAGAACTGGCTCTGttacaaatataaataaaaaggaTACATTTTATGATAAAGCTAACTCCTTCAAGATTAGAGAAATTAGGGATGAAGTCAATCAatacaaaagaaatgaaatgaTGGTTCATGTCGATAGCGTCAAATATACTCATTTTTTTAGATAA
- the BUR6 gene encoding negative cofactor 2 transcription regulator complex subunit BUR6 (similar to Saccharomyces cerevisiae BUR6 (YER159C); ancestral locus Anc_8.219), with protein MEHLLNPIGEPSVVQNTVNAGESGEELKDVFDRIRTHFPPAKIKKIMQTDEDIGKVSQATPVIAGRSLEFFMTMLVKKSGDVARNMGSKRITADILKKTIMEDEKFDFLRENVCGEELNEEEEEET; from the coding sequence ATGGAACATTTATTAAATCCAATTGGCGAACCAAGTGTGGTTCAAAACACAGTCAATGCAGGTGAGAGTGGtgaagaattaaaagatGTATTTGATAGGATAAGGACACATTTTCCCCCTgctaaaattaaaaaaataatgcaaACAGATGAAGACATTGGTAAGGTTTCGCAAGCGACGCCTGTAATTGCTGGTAGATctttagaatttttcatgaCAATGTTAGTTAAAAAAAGTGGTGATGTTGCAAGAAACATGGGttcaaaaagaataacGGCCGATATACTGAAGAAGACTATAATGGAggatgaaaaattcgattTCTTACGAGAGAATGTATGTGGTGAAGAGCTCAAtgaggaagaggaagaggagACTTGA
- the SPT2 gene encoding Spt2p (similar to Saccharomyces cerevisiae SPT2 (YER161C); ancestral locus Anc_8.224), with protein sequence MSFLSKLSELRKTTPPARKLTPTATASKNKSEEFTLLPKNYVRDEDPAVRRLKELRRKEQAINNVISKKPRARKRPSSGPKNKVAKEDGGDIGTVYKKKIGSNTTVSRPQVKKPAPLKKMSFEELMKQAENNATISPTVKSEAKHETSSANRIMKPNFKHSSSKLNPRHKIDARAKIEPGKEKPVRLSLPKNKFAQPNDRIRKELESRKKHKQGYRRNELDEEDSDLSDFIEHSDDDDRYKRRTLTSYDDPGYDRDEIWAMFNRGKKRDPYAYDDYDEGDDMEANEMEILEEEEYARKMAKLEDKREEAWLRRREEEKKRLKGKK encoded by the coding sequence ATGAGCTTTTTATCGAAATTATCAGAGCTTAGGAAGACAACACCACCAGCCAGGAAACTAACGCCAACAGCTACTGCTTCTAAGAATAAATCAGAAGAATTCACATTACTTCCAAAGAATTATGTACGTGATGAGGACCCAGCAGTAAGAAgattaaaagaattgagACGAAAAGAACAAGCGATCAATAATGTTATAAGTAAGAAGCCACGCGCTCGGAAGAGGCCCTCATCAGGCCCTAAGAATAAGGTGGCTAAAGAAGATGGTGGTGACATTGGGACAGTatacaaaaagaaaattgggTCGAACACTACTGTCAGTAGACCACAGGTTAAAAAACCTGCTCCTTTAAAGAAGATGagttttgaagaattgatgAAACAGGCTGAGAACAATGCGACTATAAGTCCTACGGTGAAATCAGAAGCAAAACATGAAACTTCATCTGCTAATAGAATAATGAAACCAAATTTCAAACACTCCAGTTCCAAGCTTAATCCAAGACATAAGATTGATGCAAGAGCTAAAATAGAGCCAGGGAAAGAAAAGCCGGTGAGATTATCTTTGCcaaagaataaatttgCACAACCAAATGATAGGATAAGAAAAGAGTTAGAATCAAGGAAAAAACATAAGCAGGGATATAGACGCAATGAACTAGATGAGGAAGACTCGGATTTGAGTGATTTTATTGAGCatagtgatgatgatgacagATATAAAAGACGTACACTAACGTCGTATGACGATCCTGGATATGACAGGGATGAAATCTGGGCAATGTTTAATAGAGGCAAAAAACGCGATCCCTATGCATATGATGATTATGATGAAGGGGATGATATGGAAGCTAATGAGATGGaaattttagaagaagaagagtaTGCTAGAAAGATGGCAAAGTTGGAGGATAAACGTGAAGAGGCATGGTTAAGGCGGCgtgaagaagagaaaaagcGTCTAAAGGGAAAGAAATAG
- the RAD4 gene encoding Rad4p (similar to Saccharomyces cerevisiae RAD4 (YER162C); ancestral locus Anc_8.225), with product MDGDLPKEYFELIRKTLNEKKREAVSGRPLKRKKRRNTRSTTEDVQNSSVEVIDLESNSNDVQLATEVIDLDSGGGEAITMLNSEVSEDQHDDSVDSDEFEDVEDTDFENLNDISITINKEEKPVHKNKTARKNVCSNEERRKRKFIHMFYLLCLLINGFLRNEWLNNSKLLSRLGDLIPEKVFEQLHPRKDEDMPLRSTRKLLDGLKKCMEIWNKHWRITKRYESIGCYMRFWDEFDEKWSGYSQSLNKKMFIKNVLKGVGDRDLAAQGFVALLRSCNLNARLVISMQPPDFTNLRTLESLSNSAVNVSYDDMIKYPLFWCEVWDKFGKKWITIDPINLKTIEQIRNASKLEPRGGAPKRRNQLRYVIGYDRKQGTRDITRRYAQWLNSKTRKKRITKDKEGEEWFNRAIYALNRRKRTKIDDYEDAYFDQRNANEGMPDNLQDLKNHPYYILERDLGKNQIIKPNAKESGYLKLNNRVHGVLKVYERKNVINLKSGKQWYMEGRVLKTGARCKKVIRKKNVRLSNIDDDNEEERLYSIDDTEIYRPPLASAFGEITKNTFGNIEVFVPSMIPANCCLIESPVAIKAAKFIGIEFAPAVTGFKFERGKRSKPILSGVVVSKLYREAVETAIAGIENSIEEDERKGFELNALEQWNKFLLKLRIKSQLNQVYGTVVEAEKKSVPVETPEAGGFFVTGSESVVGPNISNLNDCNVEMNDGSATNLSDQYSEGEPMGGFLPVSTERTKNGNFEEKQESDNEFSNNDESSNEFGGTKGTDDEYEDFMNDMEL from the coding sequence ATGGATGGTGACTTACCAAAGGAGTATTTTGAGTTGATAAGAAAGACTTTAAATgagaaaaagagagaagCTGTTTCTGGTCGACCAttaaagaggaagaaaaggaGAAATACCAGATCTACCACCGAGGATGTCCAGAATTCATCCGTTGAAGTTATAGATTTGGAATCTAATAGTAATGATGTTCAACTTGCAACAGAAGTCATTGATTTGGACAGCGGAGGGGGAGAGGCCATCACTATGTTAAACTCCGAAGTGTCTGAAGATCAACATGATGACAGTGTTGATtctgatgaatttgaagacGTCGAAGACACtgatttcgaaaatttgaatgatatcTCCATCACCAtaaataaagaagaaaaaccaGTGCATAAGAATAAGACTGCTAGGAAAAATGTTTGTtctaatgaagaaagaaggaaaagaaaattcatcCATATGTTTTATTTACTTTGTCTACTGATAAATGGCTTCCTAAGAAACGAATGGTTGAATAATTCCAAACTTCTAAGTCGTCTTGGTGATTTAATTCCAGAAAAGGTTTTCGAACAATTGCATCCTCGTAAAGATGAAGACATGCCCTTAAGAAGTACAAGAAAGTTATTGGACGGcttgaaaaaatgtatGGAAATTTGGAATAAACATTGGAGAATTACCAAGAGATACGAGTCAATAGGATGTTATATGAGATTCTGGGATGAATTCGACGAGAAATGGTCAGGATATTCACAATCATTAAACAAAAAGAtgtttatcaaaaatgtGTTGAAAGGTGTAGGTGATAGGGATTTAGCAGCACAAGGATTTGTTGCCTTGTTGAGATCATGTAATCTTAATGCAAGATTGGTGATATCTATGCAGCCTCCGGATTTTACCAATTTAAGGACTCTGGAATCATTATCAAACTCAGCAGTTAATGTATCATATGATGATATGATCAAGTACCCTCTCTTTTGGTGTGAAGTTTGGGATAAATTCGGTAAAAAATGGATTACCATCGATCctattaatttgaaaactatAGAACAAATAAGAAATGCTTCCAAATTAGAACCTCGTGGCGGTGCACCCAAAAGGCGTAATCAATTACGGTACGTCATTGGATATGATCGTAAGCAGGGGACTCGTGACATCACACGTAGATATGCTCAATGGCTCAACTCCAAGACAAGGAAGAAGCGAATTACTAAGGATAAAGAAGGTGAAGAGTGGTTCAACAGAGCTATTTACGCCTTAAACCGTAGAAAGCGTAccaaaattgatgattatGAGGATGCTTATTTTGATCAAAGAAATGCGAATGAAGGCATGCCAGATAATCTACAggatttgaagaatcacccatattatattttggaaaGGGATTTGGGAAAAAACCAAATAATCAAGCCCAATGCTAAGGAATCAGGATATTTGAAACTAAATAACCGTGTGCATGGTGTGTTGAAAGTATATGAACGGAAAAATgttatcaatttgaaaagtgGTAAACAATGGTACATGGAGGGGAGAGTATTAAAAACTGGGGCACGTTGTAAAAAAGTTATAAGGAAGAAGAACGTGAGGCTTTCTAACatagatgatgataatgaggAAGAAAGGCTCTATAGTATTGATGATACTGAAATATATAGGCCTCCGTTGGCTTCCGCATTTGGAGAGATAACAAAGAACACGTTCGGAAATATTGAAGTGTTCGTTCCAAGTATGATTCCAGCAAACTGTTGTTTGATCGAAAGTCCGGTAGCGATAAAAGCTGCGAAATTTATAGGAATTGAATTTGCACCGGCCGTAACAGGATTCAAGTTTGAAAGAGGAAAAAGGTCCAAGCCAATTTTAAGCGGCGTGGTCGTTTCAAAACTCTATAGAGAAGCTGTAGAAACGGCCATTGCCGGCATTGAGAACTCgatagaagaagatgagaGAAAAGGCTTCGAATTGAATGCTTTAGAACAATGGAACAAATTCTTGTTGAAGTTACGCATCAAGAGTCAATTGAACCAAGTTTATGGTACTGTAGTTGAGGCAGAGAAAAAATCTGTACCAGTTGAAACCCCAGAAGCTGGTGGCTTCTTTGTCACAGGCTCCGAATCAGTTGTAGGTCcgaatatttcaaatttgaatgactGCAATGTAGAAATGAATGATGGAAGTGCTACTAATTTATCAGATCAGTATAGTGAAGGTGAGCCGATGGGTGGTTTCCTGCCGGTTTCCACTGAACGGACgaaaaatggtaatttTGAAGAGAAACAAGAAAGCGATAatgaattttccaataatgatgaaagCAGTAATGAATTTGGAGGCACAAAGGGTactgatgatgaatatGAAGACTTCATGAATGACATGGAACTATAA
- the GCG1 gene encoding gamma-glutamylcyclotransferase (similar to Saccharomyces cerevisiae YER163C; ancestral locus Anc_8.226), translating into MTVDNGIWVLGYGSLIYKPPPHYTHRVPAIIHGYLRRFWQASTDHRGVPGDPGRVVTLLPYDEVMSNVEFLNDCQFYDNKINDRDDLITLGCVYYIPEKYADEVKENLDVREQGGYTLHEVQVHLEVSPEQESELEESLKSLPVHVSTGRRILTTSVYIGTVTNSSFVGPEDLDDTAKIIAKSVGPSGTNYEYIKLLHNSLENMPLTDEFKIHDRYLETLLKQVEKIRAENVKKL; encoded by the coding sequence ATGACGGTAGATAATGGTATTTGGGTTCTAGGTTATGGttcattgatatataaACCTCCACCGCACTATACACATAGAGTACCGGCTATAATTCATGGTTACCTTCGTAGATTTTGGCAGGCTTCTACAGACCATAGGGGTGTTCCAGGTGATCCTGGGCGTGTCGTGACTTTATTACCTTACGATGAAGTGATGAGTAACGTGGagtttttgaatgattGTCAATTTTAcgataataaaattaatgatcGTGATGATTTAATTACATTAGGTTGTGTATACTACATTCCTGAAAAATATGCAGACGAAGTTAAGGAGAATCTAGACGTAAGAGAGCAAGGTGGTTATACTCTACATGAAGTACAAGTTCACTTAGAAGTCTCTCCGGAACAAGAATCCGAATTGGAAGAATCTTTAAAGTCATTACCGGTTCATGTATCTACAGGTAGAAGAATTTTGACCACGTCCGTCTATATCGGTACTGTTACAAATAGCTCCTTCGTTGGACCAGAAGACCTCGATGATACGGCAAAAATTATTGCAAAATCTGTGGGTCCAAGCGGGACTAATTAcgaatatatcaaattgttACACAATTCTCTAGAGAATATGCCCCTAACAGACGAATTTAAGATTCATGATCGTTATTTAGAGACTTTATTGAAACAGGTAGAGAAAATCAGAGCAGAAAATGTCAAAAAGCTTTGA